The Mauremys reevesii isolate NIE-2019 linkage group 1, ASM1616193v1, whole genome shotgun sequence genome segment GGGCTCCCTGGGAAGAAGGCTATGGACAATCTGCAGGAACCTGCTACAGCGACCACCATCCAACCAAAGGAAGATGCTCCAGCCAGACCAAGAGACTGGCTAGATCCCTGGTGGCACAGAAAAGCTCGGGAGGGAAGCTGGCCCTCCAGCAGGCCGAAGGCAATTGCAGACAAGATTATGACAGGAGGCATCAGGTGTTTCAGAGAGGCCCAAGCAAAAAGGGGACACTAGCTGGTTAGAAATGGCTGAAAGATGGGGCAGACGGAGCAGCTGATGGGAGGGAAGAGCCAGAGACCATTGCATTGGCTGCTGAGGAGGATATTGAGGCATCTTTCCCCATCCCTGAAAGACATGGAAGTGCACATCTCAGATCTCCTGGGTTCTTAGACAGCTCCCACACCTGACTGGAGAGGGCCTCCCATGGGCATGGATATCACCAACTCTAGAGATAGGAATGACctatcataggtgctggaactaggggtgggGGGTACTGCTGCATCCccaggcttgaagtggtttccatcatatccagggtttacagtttggttcaatggctctcagcaccgccgctatacaaattgttccagcgcccctgcaaCCTATCTTCAACATCATCAAGACCCTCTCCCTGGTAAGTGGCTGCagattagcaggaggaaaaaggcAATCTTCCCCCAAAGAAGGGCCGAGTGATTAGCACAGGGACCGGGACTCAGCAGAGCTGGGGTCTGTTCCAGGGGGAGGGGTGACTCCACCACACACTCCCTGTGGGATTCTGGGTAAGTCACCTGATTGCTCCTGCTCACCAGCTGGGCACAGGTGAAAGTCCAGGCGCGAGGTAGGCAGGTCCAACAGGTTCCTGATGAGCCTGGGGGCTATGCAGTCAGGGGAGAGCACCACCGGGCGAGGGGCCTCCACCACCAGGGGACGCACAAGGCTGTAGGGCTTTGGGCTCCTGTCTGGGTCTGGAAGACAGGTAGGTGAGTGAGCAAGAGCTAAGAGCTGTCAGCAGCACAGAGATTGTTCCTTTCTCCCCACGTCATGCCCATTCCTGCCACATGCAGCCCCGCCCCAGTACATATAGCCACCCAACCCCCTACTACACCCACTGCCAGACCCACCTGCCATCCCAAAGCCACCACCCCCGCCACACCCAcaccccgctgcatccactgccagacccacacccacccactggtcaccccaaccccactgcttcccccaaactcctcccaatCTCAGCCTGGTAGGCCATGAAGCTGCCCAGCCCCACTTCCTGATCActgtgcagggccagggcagggacacacacagggcACTCCTCTCCCTCAGGGGGCTGCACAaacccactgccccctgcagccctccaAGTCCCACAAGGAACCTGCTGGCCAGGCTGTCTGCCCTCAACCTATGATAGTGAAGATGGAGTCGTGGCAGAGGATGGGgggtgttcccagctctgccaggcaaACAGTCACAGAGGAGTCACATCAGGGACCTCCCAGGTACTATTCACAGGGATTGACTTTGTCCCCAAGGGAGCCCCTTCCCTTGGGAGGCTGTACCAAAGAAGGGCACAGACAGAGCAGCAGCTCACCTGGGCAGGggtccagcagcagctgcctagGAGGCTCCCCGGGCGGTTTGGATTTCACCAGCCGCAGTTGGCCCAGGGTCCGTTTCTTCAGCTGAGGAGAATGGGGGAGAGACCAGGGACACAGAACTCTTCACTTCACTGCTCTCCACCAGCACAGAAAGGGCTCGCATTGGAAGGCAGATGGGCAGGGGGAGGCACGGCGGCCCAGACCGCAGGAGGTTCAGGGGCTCCGTTTAGAGGAGTATGCAAAGCTCAGAGCAGCATTTCAGGCCTCCCCCTCACAGCCACCTTTCCGTGCCCGCTCACCGACCTGAGGCACCATCCTCACCCCACACAGCAGAGCACTGCCTGCTGAGCATTCCCCCAGGCAGGCCGAGACCCACAGAGCATCCAGGCCCAGGGGCAGCtacaggcaccagcacgccaagtgcgtgcctggggcagcaagcaaccgggggcgctctgccggtcgccgcgagggcggcaggcaggttgccttcggcggcatgcctgcagagggtccgctggtcccgcggcttcggcagacctcccgcaggctgctgccgaatccgtgggaccggggacctcccacaggcaagccatcgaaggcagcctgcctgccgtgcttggggcggcaaaatacctagagccgcccctgcccaggcctggcCCCTGCAGCAGACCCAGGCCCCAGGGAAGCGAGAGACTGAGACTCCAGCTCTTCCAGACCCAGCACTGCAGACCTGCTCTTCATGCCCAGCCCGGGGAGCTAACACTGGTACTTCCAtgctccagccatgggagagTAGACGGCATGGCCCTGACAGCTCCTCTCATTCCCACAGCATGCAGTGGGCTCGGACAGCCTCCAGCAAGGTGTTCTCCTCTCCCCTTCATTCACCCCGCAGCATGTTTCAGTGCAGGTGAGAATCCAGGCACAGGGCACACTTGGTCAAATGAGCATGTAACGCCGTGCTGGGATTGACCCTAGGCCCTCTGGAGCTCAAAGCATCAGCCACTACTACTAGAGCcaacagccccagctctgccagcaaaGCCTGCAACAGGCTCACCCACCTctatatgcagggccggctccaggcaccagcccagcaagcagctgcttggggcggccaactgagaggggcggcacatctggctcttcggcggcgggtccctcatttcctcttggagcgaaggaccagccaccgaaGACTGAAGGGGTGATGGTAGAGCTGAttgcgatcgcagcttttttttttctttcctgcttgggatggcaaaaaccctggagccggccctgcctatatGTCCCCATCTGGCGGTGGACAGGACACAGAGTGCCACACTGAGTGCAGATTACAGGTACTgcaatccacccccaccccacccacacacaaacacacacacacaaacacacacacacacaacactttCCATCACTTTCTCCTCCAGCTTACATTActcctgcagcccctctgccAGCCTGGCACTTGGTCTTTCTCCTGTACCTTCAAAAGCTGGTGAGCCCTGGGAGGAGAGAGATTACCATCAGGTAGCTACAGAATCTGAAGGGGACATACCCCACTGAACCCACAAAGCTCTGTTAGAACATCAATGGGAAGGGATATACTCTATCACCCCTTCTCCTGGGGGTGCCTACATGCCACGGTGAGGGGCCCTGTGATATGACCTTGAGAAGCTAGACAGCCTGTACTACAGAGCTGCTGGGAACCCGAAGGCAAAAGGTGGGAAGACAAacgttccttccccactcccaagACCCCAAAGAGAGGGCTTCCCCGCCAAGGACTGCAGCCCCCTATGCCCGCATTACCTGCTGTAATTAGGCACTGTTCCCTTGTCCAGGTCCCGCAGTGTCAGGGGGTCAACGCGGGCACAGTACCACTCCAGCCGCCCCTTGTGCATGGTGTCAGTGACATGCAGGATCTCCCGACACTTGACGCACAGGGAGCAGGGGTCAGACTGCTCCAGGAAGGTCAGATTGGTACGCACATAGAAGGAGTCTCCAgtcactttcttcccttcttctaGGGCCTCCTTGAGAGGCTGGTACCCTGGCACAAGAGAGACAGAATGAGATTCATCACAGCCCACGCCCTTCTCCAAGGGACACAGGTAGGAGTGAGGTGGGCAGTCATCGCTGGCACTTCTGGGCCTCTCGTACAGCTGTGCTACATGAACTGGTATTCACAGCCACGTGGGTCTTGGTGTGAAGACAAAGCCTGGAACTGAACGAACATGGCGATTCTCCTCTGAGGCAGGGTTGGGTGGGGTCTTATGGTAGGGAGGGACAGAGCCCCTGATTCGGGTTGCTCTGGGCTGAATGGACAAGGAGGCTGAATTCCCCATCtcaccctggaagggaaggggagcttTTACCCCACTGACAACCATCATTACGCCCAAGACAAGCAGCAGCCACAGGAATTTACCTTGCATGTCAGGCAAGAAGATGAGACCAGCTGGGTCATCCCAGTGCAGCAGGCTCAGGTAAGCTACCTCCCGTGTGCAGTTTTCCAGGGACAGCACCTGCCCATTCGACAAAGTCCCTCTCAGCTGCCAAGGAAAGAAGGATAGGAGGAAGAGGTGGTGACTACGACAGGACACACAGAGCAGCTTGTGCCATTAGATGATAGGCCTTCCTTCTCCActtcccagctccctccgccgAGCGCCCCAGTAGGGTTAAAGGACAATTGAGAGCTTTGGAAGGGACTGCAATCGTCATGATCCAGGGCTTAGCCCAGCCTCTAGCCAGGgggagaccatccctgacagcagGATACCCTACAGCTGCCTACTACAgaatttcttgcaccttcctctaaagcCTCTGCTGCTGGCCTAGATGGCTCACACCGTTCCCCAGTGCTCTTCATATTGTGGCTCCCCTCTGACTGTCGAACCTTATAGCCCCATGCAGCCCATGGTGCTTTGGGCTCTGATGTTCATACagccatagagtttaaggccagaagggaccaccagagcatcctgtgtatcacaggccaccagcaccacccgCCCTGTTCTCCAACTAAGCAGCATCAGGTGCTGTTAATACTCAGATGGGAGACCACTCAGGTACTGGACATTCAAAAGGAGGTGTTCTTCCCTCCTAGTCAGTATCCCAGCATGGAGCCGTGTTGCTGGAGGTGTGTGTCAAAGATTGTAAAAGAGAGTGTTTTTTCCAAGAGCAGGGCTGTTCATTCAAGCAGCCTGGCCAAACTGCAAGTCAGGTAATTATATTCTgccaacataaataaataaataccccaAGGCACTTCCACTGGAGCAGTTCTTCTCCACATAACTTCCTACAAAACGTGGGAGTTGTCACTGAGGCAAAATGGCTGCACTGGGGAGTGAGCCAGCCTTGGAAGTGCTTTGGGACCTGCAGGATGGCAGACACTAGGGAAATACATGGTGGTATTACGGTCCCAGTATTGCCACTTCCCCGACTGGAAGGAACCCGACAGCCACTCATTCCAGAAAGATTCAGTATCTAACCAGATCTGTATTGATATGCTCACTACCATTATATTATTCGAGCACTCGTTTCTGTGTGCCGCATAGGCAGGGATTGGCTCCCGGTGAACAAGGGAGACAAAGCAGGGACTCAAGCGGTGCAGAGACCCGGTTGTTTATGTTGTGGTTGTAGCTGACTTGTTTAATAAATGTCTGCTGTTTAAGATGGACTGTGGTTCCATAGAACGTGACAATCTCCAGACTCACCTCTAGGAGCCGGCAGCCCTCGCGCAGTCCTGTACTCTCAGCTTCTGAACCTGGCTTCACCCACTGGACATAAATCCCTGTTCTGTTCCCCCCCAGGATGGAGATGTCCCCTCCAAGCCCcctgtgctggggcactgggttgGTCAGGTGATCCATGCTAGACAGCTGCACCACCAGGGATCTGGTGAGGGAGAAAACAACAATGGGAAATTCAAGCCTATTGTCTTTGCAAGGAACCGTGTCCCTCCTCTCATCCCATCAGAAAGCAGCCCTTCCAGATAGGGCCACGGTCCCATCTAGGAAAGCCCAGAAATGACAGAACGGGGAGACCACCCCAAGAAAGGGAGTGGGATCCCCCATTGCCTCAGTGTTCAGGAGATGAAATCCTTCACCTTCCCCAAGGATGAGTCAATGAAAGGAAAGCACCACCTGATGAGCTCCTTCTGGTCAGAGATGGCGGACAAGCAGATCTCTGACTTCATCCTGGTGCACGCACTGCTGGAAAGGGAGGAGAGACCGGCCGATGAAACAGTAGTGCTCACACTCCCtagaaaagagagagggagagtagAGAGCAAGTCACCACTGATGACTGCATAGACACAGAatcctgcaggagcccagctCACGGTCTGTCCTACCTACAGGGTGTTTGGAGTGAGACAGGTAAATTGTGGATGGAAGGAGGTTTAGAACCTGCACTGAGCTCTTGGGCCAGGATTCTGAGTACAGGCAACtaccccccaacccccttcccgcCACAGGCCAGGGGTTGACAGCAGAACCCAAGTAGCCTGTAACCACCCAGCTGGGGAGCCAGCACACTAGACCGTGCCACAAATCCAGCCAGCCCCGAGATATACAGTGGGACATGCTCTTGAGAGTTACAGCCCATCACCAAGAACCGATAACAACCCGAAGCTGAAGCATTTATCTCTTCCCATTCCTACCCCTCTGACTCTGAATCGAATTCTCCATCAATAAAACCCTCTATAAATTACATATACCAGACCAGAATATCCTAAAAGCTCCGCAAGAGACAGGCGAGCCCTCCAGAGACTGCTACTGTGGCTGACGGGGGAAGCGTGGGGCAATGGTGCCCCCCAGTGGGCACACAGCCTTGCAGCTCACTTCATTGATGGATGGCACTGGcgccagctccctgtcccctctctcccTTGTCTCTCCCCTCCCGTAGTTCCCAGGAAAGTTCTTCTGGAAAAGTCATGATTGCGGATACCTGTGATGTCCTCCATGCTGCCAAAAGACCCGCAGGACAGGCTGGAAGGGACAGGGAAACACAAAGGGGAATCACCAGGCAACAGTGTTTCTAACAGCAGTGTCAAGATATGCACCTGCTATGCTCGcatggctccccacagcagctcccctaCAGCCTGTGCTCTGCACCATTTCCCCAGCAGCACCCGCCCACTGCCAGCACTCCCTCACCCTTCCAAACGGGCACCCTCCCacgctgcagccagggctgcaaCCCCATTTCTCCCAGCAGCTTGGGCTTCCTTACGTGGTACCTTCCCATCCCACAACCACCGCGGCCGGCTCTCCCTGTAGCCAGCATGGCTCACCCCTCCACTCCCTATCCCCAAGCAGCCAGGGCGGCCCGCCCCTCCGCTCCCCCGCCACCCCACGCAGCCAGGGCGGCCCGCCCCTCCGCTCCCCCGCCACCCCACGCAGCCAGCGCGGCCCGCCCCTCCGCTCCCCCGCCACCCCATGCAGCCAGGGCGACCCGCCCCTccgctctccccacaccccacgcAGCCAGGCGGCCCGCCTCCACTCCCCACACCTCACACAGCCAGCGCGGCCCGCCCCTCcgctcccccaccaccccacacaGCCCGGGTGGCCCGCCCCTCCGCTCCCCCGCCACCCCACACAGCCAGTGCGGCCCACCCCTCcgctcccctgccaccccacacaGCCTGGGTGGCCCGCCCCTccgctctccccacaccccacacagCCAGGGCAGCCCGCCCCtccgctctctctccccccacacagccAGCGCAGTTCGCCCCTCCGCTGTCCTCCCGCCTCACACAGCCAGAGTGGCCCGGTCTCCCTGTAGCCAGCACAGCCCACCCCTCTGCTCTCGCCCCCAACCCCACACAGCCAGCGCGGCCCACTCATCCGCCCTCTGCCCTAACGTGGCTAGCATGGCCCATCCCACACAGCCAGCGCTGCACGACCCTCtgctctcccctcaccccacacagccagcgctgcatgaccctccaccccacacagccagcGCGGCCCGCCCCTGtgctctcccccaaccccacacaGCCAGCACGGCCTGCCCCTCCGCCCTCTACCCCCACATGGTGGCCAGTATGGcccgccccctgctcctgccccacacagccagtGCTGCACGACCCTCTGTCCCACACAGCCAGTACAGCCTCTCCACTCCGCTCTTCCCCACACACATGGCCAGCTCCTTCGCTCCCCCCATGTGCAGCCAGCGCTGCCAACACCCTTCCTCTCAGAGACACCCTCTCCATGAGCAGTCAGCGCTCTTGCACCCTTGAATGTTGgtgctcctctccccagcagctgcgcttctgcatccttccctccctcccagccagcaCTCCTGCCCCCTGCAATGATTCTCAAATTTCTGGCAGCCAAGGGCCTGTTTTCCTAGTCTGTGACGTATGTGCTCCGGCACATACTTTCCCAGTTCATAGTTTACAGGATGGCAGTACCTCAGTGCTCCCCTCAGCCATcacttctgcccctgcctgtACAGCATCCCTTgctcccagaagctgggactgaagtAGCTGCTTTGTCCCCTCAACCAGGGGCCCGGCCTGTGGCAGCGCCTGCTGGGGAGGCTGGAACCGAAGCGACCTGTAAGGGATTTCAATGAGCTACGGAAAGGCCAAGACTCCATGTGTTACCTTTTGAAGGGCACGGATCCATCTTCCCGCTGCCGTCGGAGGATGGAGCCAGCACAGGGCGGGAAGGGGAAGGTGGAAAGGCGGTTAATGTCCTTCTCGCTTTCTGGAGTCACCTCCTGAACAGAGCAAGAGAGACACCATCTTGCACCACACCCACCATTCAGAGCCGCCCTCAGCCCAGTTCCAGGGGCACCCCCATCCCGCTCCTCTTTGGGTGGGTCGCCTTCAGatcccagccagagctgctgGCACCACATTcctgtttagggtgaccagatgtcccaattttataggggcagtcccaattttggggtctttttcttatataggctcctattaccccccacccccgtcctgatttttcacatttgctgttggTCACCCTATTCCTGTTCAGTGCCCATTTCTTCtccatccctgccctgttcctgggggctctgccaggcctTGCCACCCCAGGAGATGGGGGAAGGGTCTTTGCAGACATGAGACAAGATGCTGCATCTCACTAAGTCCCCATCCCTTTGCAATCTGTCCGACAAGTGGCGTGGTCCCAGCCAAGGCCGTGGGTAGGTCTGATGGAGGGGGGATATAAAAGAAATACCCGTCAGGTCCTCATATTCATCCTCCACTGTAACACAGAAGGGATGAGCTGTAAAGGCAACGGGCACAAGCAGAGCAAGGACTCTGTGTAATTAACCCATGGAACTTGCCACTGCAGGATATTGCCAAGGATTAGGAGTTTCTAAGGatcggggtgaaatcctggccccattaaagtcaatgggagttttaccattgagttcaatggagccTGGACTGCTCCCATAGCTTTTTGTGTGTGACTGAAAATCATATCCACAGTGATACTAACTAGGGAACCAGGTACAAGGGCTACTGATCACTGTGTCCAAGAGTAGTGAGCACTTACGGGCACTGGTCTACTCCCCAGGAATGAGCCCCCTCtgaaccagggccgcccggggcggggggggggggcaagtggggcaatttgccctgggcccccacgagaatatagtattctataatattgcaatttttatggaaggggcccccaaaattgctttgccccaggctccctgaatcctctgggtggccctgctctgAACACTACACTGGgagctcctgggttctgctcccagctTTGATACTGACCCACTGGGTGACCTCGGGCAAGCCCCCGCCCCTCTGTGCCTTGTGAAACAGGGTCACGCCAACACAGACCCGCTctgcagaggggctgcagggttTAGGCTAAGGCCCCCTGCTCTTACCATGCTGTGGTGCGTGGAGTCCCCTGGAAAGGTGATGGCGGGGACACCCAGCGTGTCCATGACTCCATTCCCCAGGGGGTAGGGGTTATCGCTCAGGCTCCAGGTGCTGCTTAAGTTGGagcggagggaggaggaggaggtgcccaCCTGAGAGAGAAGGAAGGGACCCAGTGAGAAGGTCATTGGTTCCCTCTATGCCCAGGCCCTTTGGAGACTCCTCAGCTCCTCCCTTCTTCTCTTCCCATTCCCTTTCCACTCAGGGTCTCCCTCCAGCCTCCCCTCTCTCAGGGTCCTTTCCTTCTACGTCCCCACCCGCTCCTTGTCACTCACCGTCATGCCCACATCCCGGTTGCCTTGGCATTGCTGCAGCTGTGCCTCCAGAGTGCTCTCCACACCTTCCACCTGGCTGAATTTGCTCCGaagctcatctctctcctcctccagggcCCGAACCCGTTTGCGGTACTGGTCTTTCTCGACTAGGCTCTGGGAGTACTGCAGCTGCACCCTATCTCGGTTCTGGATAGCCTGCAGGGAGAGAGTCAGATCCccaggccagaaaggatcattgtgatgctctagtctgccctcctgcataacacagaccacagaaccttccccagaataattcccagagcggatcttttagaaaagcagccAATCCTGATTGAAAAATTGCCAGCAATGGAGAGAGCACTAAGGGTGAGAGGGGAAGAGGTGACTATAGGCCTCAGGCATACAGAGTTAGCCTCCTCCCGGTGGAGGCTGGAGAGGACTCTGGGGGATCAGGAGTGGAGATTCGGCCCCTCTCCTACTGGGGAAGGGGACTCTGGATGGGAGGACAATTCACCTGATCCCTCTCCTTCTCGATCTCCTCCAGCTGAGACAGCACCGTGTTCATCCGGTGTTTGTACAGATCACAATCTTTCTGCAGAGTCTGGTGCTTCAGCTGCAGGTTCTCCACCTCCTGTAGGTACTTGAGACAGGAATTAGAGTGTCACTCCTACCAAGGGGCAAATATCCCCACTCCAGAAGGCCTCGCTCTTCAGCTGTaccggggggggagaggggaatacCTTATCCCTTAGTTCCTCAGCCCACTGCAGCTCGTTCTGCAGGGAGTGGAGCTTCTGGCACAGCTCCTGCCGTTCATCCTGTGCTTCCTTCCAGTCATGCTCCAGAATGTCCAGGAGGATCCGCTGGGAGCCCGGCACCTGGGCCTCATTCGCTGCCTAGAAGATGAGAGAGCAGAGTAGCCTAACCACAGGCACCAAGGGATGCTCCCAGCTAGGGGCAGCCTCAGGCTCATCTGCTAAGGGGACTGACAATTGAGTGTTGTTATGGTCACCTTTATTACAGCAgcacccagctgagatcagggccctctTGTGCCAAGCGCCACCCTGAAGAGTTCGCACTCCAAACAGACAAGGGAAGCATTATTGTGGAAAATTGAGGCAAAGaaaagagatcaggtgacttgcccacagtcacacacagaatctgtggcaaagccaggaaatgaacccagatctcctgagtcccagtccaacgCCTTAACAACAAGCCTGTTCCCTCAGTACTTAGTGTAGGAGCAGCAGAAggtccctaaaagtgggggggaCCCCATCAGCGCCTGAActgtggccccgccccttccccgtgaggccccacccccacactgccccttcctcaaggccctgccctcacacCACCCATTCCCCTGAGGCCCTGGTCCcatgctgcctcttcccctgaccatcccacccaccactcgctcctctcctcccctcgccCACAGTCACTCGCCCTTACGGCCAGTAAAAAATGGAGAGGCCATGGCCCTCTGGCCTGCCCTGTTCAGGTTCCCCTGACTTAGCATAAAGGTCCTGTTACCTCACCTCAGGTGTGAATCTGCAAACCTGGACTGCTAAGGATCCTCCAAGCACCAAACCAGAGACAGGGACCAAGAGAATCTGAGGGTTCAATTTTAGACAGGGCCCTTGTTGCTGTTCAGAATTCAGCATGGGTTTAGTTTGCTATTCCAGTATGCCCTTGGGTGTTGGTCCTTCTATCCCATTGTCCTGGGGGCTGTTATTCTGTCATGCTTGGTGCCAGGTTTCCTTTCTAGTCTGGTGTCTCTGACTATAGCCTCTGCTTATTGTTAGACTCTGTAAATAAATCTGAGCTTTGTATCGGTTTTCCCCACCGTGGAAACAGCTGTATTGAAAACACTCCCAGGTGGAGGAGAGCAGAGTCTAGGCTGACTGCCTTCAGCACTGCTCAGTCCCAGAGAGGGACACACTCCTTCCATGCAGTCTCTACCCAGTAACCCTATTCATCCCTCATcatcttccctccttccaccccactcCCTCAGCCCCTCTCCAAATGCATCTCCCAgagctcctcctgctcctccttaAAAACGTGACCCACCAGGGGGCTCAGCACCACCCCTAGTTTCTTCCATCCCTACCTGAAACATGGGGATgggcctcagccccaccccctctctcACTCCAGAGCCCTTCCGTGTTAGGGTGAGACCATGTCCATGCAGGACATAGCTCTCAGCCTCACTGGCGGTCCAGCCATGGAGGAGTCAGGGTCACCCAGCCTTCTCTCAATGGCGGATTAGGGggttgtggggccctgggccaaagCAAGTGGCGGCCCCTCCCTACCCCTTTTGCCTGCagtcccgccccacccccaatccatcttctcttcctcctgccctccggtgcccccactccctggtAGGAGCACAGGGCAGAGTGTGGTGGGGCATGGGGGCACCCATTTTGCCAggggccccattggcccagtggctaatccaccaatGCTTTTCTCCCTTTGTCCACGCTGGTACCTGCAGcatgctctgcagctcctggagtgAGGCCGTCAGCCTCTGGTTCTCGGCCTGCAGCTCAGGCACTGTGTCAGGCTGACCCCGTTCCTCTGCCTCTCGCTGGGGCCCAGCGGACGCATGT includes the following:
- the CARD10 gene encoding caspase recruitment domain-containing protein 10 isoform X2, yielding MRGPEDAPGQADSPAEEEQEEEEVLWEKIESARHQLTRSLNPAKLTPYLRQCRVIDEQDEEEVLSSCRFPYKSNRTGHLMDILRCRGKRGYEAFLESLEFYYPEHFTRLTGREPAQRCSMILDEEGPEGLTQFLMLEVKKVRAQRKEHLVREHQLKEKNQALEEEQSRLRQRLQELLKVQERCQRLREEWESNSMELLRLKDENYMLAMRYAQLCEEKNLAVLRSRDLQLVVDQLKCKVSSLEEECRLLRKHASAGPQREAEERGQPDTVPELQAENQRLTASLQELQSMLQAANEAQVPGSQRILLDILEHDWKEAQDERQELCQKLHSLQNELQWAEELRDKYLQEVENLQLKHQTLQKDCDLYKHRMNTVLSQLEEIEKERDQAIQNRDRVQLQYSQSLVEKDQYRKRVRALEEERDELRSKFSQVEGVESTLEAQLQQCQGNRDVGMTVGTSSSSLRSNLSSTWSLSDNPYPLGNGVMDTLGVPAITFPGDSTHHSMEVTPESEKDINRLSTFPFPPCAGSILRRQREDGSVPFKSLSCGSFGSMEDITGSVSTTVSSAGLSSLSSSACTRMKSEICLSAISDQKELIRSLVVQLSSMDHLTNPVPQHRGLGGDISILGGNRTGIYVQWVKPGSEAESTGLREGCRLLELRGTLSNGQVLSLENCTREVAYLSLLHWDDPAGLIFLPDMQGYQPLKEALEEGKKVTGDSFYVRTNLTFLEQSDPCSLCVKCREILHVTDTMHKGRLEWYCARVDPLTLRDLDKGTVPNYSRAHQLLKVQEKDQVPGWQRGCRSNLKKRTLGQLRLVKSKPPGEPPRQLLLDPCPDPDRSPKPYSLVRPLVVEAPRPVVLSPDCIAPRLIRNLLDLPTSRLDFHLCPAGEQEQSETLANDEPAATPSQENCVAPGSLQDQRESRRIRTIQECISKNKHCLLELGLQRVRDLIKSEIYPIIIHVEVTEKNVRGLRSLLQKPGQRDSDVVKLCQSAEQALHALPCSWACVDAQSWCHAEELVKVVRRCIFQEQNKVVWVEDGEL
- the CARD10 gene encoding caspase recruitment domain-containing protein 10 isoform X1; amino-acid sequence: MIGPEDAPGQADSPAEEEQEEEEVLWEKIESARHQLTRSLNPAKLTPYLRQCRVIDEQDEEEVLSSCRFPYKSNRTGHLMDILRCRGKRGYEAFLESLEFYYPEHFTRLTGREPAQRCSMILDEEGPEGLTQFLMLEVKKVRAQRKEHLVREHQLKEKNQALEEEQSRLRQRLQELLKVQERCQRLREEWESNSMELLRLKDENYMLAMRYAQLCEEKNLAVLRSRDLQLVVDQLKCKVSSLEEECRLLRKHASAGPQREAEERGQPDTVPELQAENQRLTASLQELQSMLQAANEAQVPGSQRILLDILEHDWKEAQDERQELCQKLHSLQNELQWAEELRDKYLQEVENLQLKHQTLQKDCDLYKHRMNTVLSQLEEIEKERDQAIQNRDRVQLQYSQSLVEKDQYRKRVRALEEERDELRSKFSQVEGVESTLEAQLQQCQGNRDVGMTVGTSSSSLRSNLSSTWSLSDNPYPLGNGVMDTLGVPAITFPGDSTHHSMEVTPESEKDINRLSTFPFPPCAGSILRRQREDGSVPFKSLSCGSFGSMEDITGSVSTTVSSAGLSSLSSSACTRMKSEICLSAISDQKELIRSLVVQLSSMDHLTNPVPQHRGLGGDISILGGNRTGIYVQWVKPGSEAESTGLREGCRLLELRGTLSNGQVLSLENCTREVAYLSLLHWDDPAGLIFLPDMQGYQPLKEALEEGKKVTGDSFYVRTNLTFLEQSDPCSLCVKCREILHVTDTMHKGRLEWYCARVDPLTLRDLDKGTVPNYSRAHQLLKVQEKDQVPGWQRGCRSNLKKRTLGQLRLVKSKPPGEPPRQLLLDPCPDPDRSPKPYSLVRPLVVEAPRPVVLSPDCIAPRLIRNLLDLPTSRLDFHLCPAGEQEQSETLANDEPAATPSQENCVAPGSLQDQRESRRIRTIQECISKNKHCLLELGLQRVRDLIKSEIYPIIIHVEVTEKNVRGLRSLLQKPGQRDSDVVKLCQSAEQALHALPCSWACVDAQSWCHAEELVKVVRRCIFQEQNKVVWVEDGEL
- the CARD10 gene encoding caspase recruitment domain-containing protein 10 isoform X3, which gives rise to MIGPEDAPGQADSPAEEEQEEEEVLWEKIESARHQLTRSLNPAKLTPYLRQCRVIDEQDEEEVLSSCRFPYKSNRTGHLMDILRCRGKRGYEAFLESLEFYYPEHFTRLTGREPAQRCSMILDEEGPEGLTQFLMLEVKKVRAQRKEHLVREHQLKEKNQALEEEQSRLRQRLQELLKVQERCQRLREEWESNSMELLRLKDENYMLAMRYAQLCEEKNLAVLRSRDLQLVVDQLKCKVSSLEEECRLLRKHASAGPQREAEERGQPDTVPELQAENQRLTASLQELQSMLQAANEAQVPGSQRILLDILEHDWKEAQDERQELCQKLHSLQNELQWAEELRDKYLQEVENLQLKHQTLQKDCDLYKHRMNTVLSQLEEIEKERDQAIQNRDRVQLQYSQSLVEKDQYRKRVRALEEERDELRSKFSQVEGVESTLEAQLQQCQGNRDVGMTVGTSSSSLRSNLSSTWSLSDNPYPLGNGVMDTLGVPAITFPGDSTHHSMEVTPESEKDINRLSTFPFPPCAGSILRRQREDGSVPFKSLSCGSFGSMEDITGSVSTTVSSAGLSSLSSSACTRMKSEICLSAISDQKELIRSLVVQLSSMDHLTNPVPQHRGLGGDISILGGNRTGIYVQWVKPGSEAESTGLREGCRLLELRGTLSNGQVLSLENCTREVAYLSLLHWDDPAGLIFLPDMQGYQPLKEALEEGKKVTGDSFYVRTNLTFLEQSDPCSLCVKCREILHVTDTMHKGRLEWYCARVDPLTLRDLDKGTVPNYSRAHQLLKVQEKDQVPGWQRGCRSNLKKRTLGQLRLVKSKPPGEPPRQLLLDPCPDPDRSPKPYSLVRPLVVEAPRPVVLSPDCIAPRLIRNLLDLPTSRLDFHLCPAETLANDEPAATPSQENCVAPGSLQDQRESRRIRTIQECISKNKHCLLELGLQRVRDLIKSEIYPIIIHVEVTEKNVRGLRSLLQKPGQRDSDVVKLCQSAEQALHALPCSWACVDAQSWCHAEELVKVVRRCIFQEQNKVVWVEDGEL